In Daphnia magna isolate NIES linkage group LG6, ASM2063170v1.1, whole genome shotgun sequence, the following are encoded in one genomic region:
- the LOC116925587 gene encoding secretory carrier-associated membrane protein 2, whose protein sequence is MSGFDQNPFAEPAVFNPFADPSVQQAAGNNAARAQQGLEEYNPFDGSNQTTKISMDRGSGANPPPTIQAAPVISPVQPQQQAAISAADFQRRQEELERKAQELQRREEELKNNVPFNSQRNNWPPLPDKFCVQPCFYQDINVEIPLEFQKIVRMLYYIWMLHTLMYLLNILGCLALFIQVGSGAMFGLSILYCILFTPASYLCWFRPVYKAFRSDSSFNFMVFFVIFFAQTIATVIQAIGIPNLGTCGFITGLSTIGGRTSGGDLAVGILVLLIGLGFGVVALGDFLLLVRVSRLYRSTGASFSKAQAEFTSGVMRNEHVRGAAADVVGSAVRAQMSNTSATGPRF, encoded by the exons GATCCATCTGTCCAACAAGCTGCAGGGAACAATGCAGCAAGAGCTCAACAAGGTCTAGAAGAATACAACCCTTTTGATGGTAGCAATCAAAccacaaaaatttcaatg GACCGTGGAAGTGGAGCCAATCCACCACCAACAATCCAGGCTGCCCCTGTGATTTCTCCTGTGCAGCCCCAACAGCAAGCAGCAATATCTGCTGCTGATTTCCAA AGACGTCAAGAAGAGCTAGAGCGAAAAGCACAGGAATTGCAAAGGCGAGAAGAAGAGCTGAAAAATAATGTACCATTCAACT CCCAGCGTAATAATTGGCCACCATTGCCTGACAAGTTTTGTGTCCAACCATGCTTCTATCAGGACATTAATGTGGAAATTCCACTGGAATTTCAAAAGATCGTTCGGATGTTGTACTATATTTGGATGT tACACACCTTGATGTATCTTCTAAATATATTGGGCTGCTTAGCTCTATTCATTCAAGTAGGAAGTGGAGCTATGTTTGGCTTGTCTATTCTGTACTGCATTCTATTCACACCAGCTTCCTATCTTTGCTGGTTCCGACCTGTCTACAAGGCGTTCAG ATCTGACAGCTCATTCAACTTTATGGTTTTTTTCGTCATTTTTTTCGCCCAAACGATAGCTACCGTTATCCAGGCTATTGGCATACCTAATTTGGGGACATG TGGATTCATAACTGGATTGTCTACGATCGGTGGACGAACAAGTGGCG GAGATCTGGCTGTTGGAATTCTAGTTTTGTTGATCGGCTTGGGCTTTGGTGTTGTCGCTTTGGGAGATTTTCTTCTACTCGTCAGG GTTAGCCGTTTGTACCGCAGCACTGGAGCCTCTTTCTCTAAAGCTCAGGCGGAATTTACTTCCGGCGTCATGCGCAACGAACACGTCCGCGGAGCCGCTGCCGACGTAGTCGGTTCTGCCGTTCGAGCTCAGATGAGTAATACCTCTGCTACAGGT